One part of the Treponema peruense genome encodes these proteins:
- the hsdR gene encoding EcoAI/FtnUII family type I restriction enzme subunit R has translation MVLSKKQMTEEDIKLQFITPAILAKWNVQNITMETPVKQNVKFTDGKINIKGNIVSREKPKKADYVLYLNSGTPIAIVEAKDNSHSISHGLQQAKTYAEMLDVPFAFSSNGDGFAEHDYITGLEKQFTMDQFPSPQELIERYKNGKAITPAEQKVIDEPFYTGQNTYPPRYYQRNAVNRTLSAIAKGQNRLLLCMATGTGKTYTAFQIVWRLLQTGLKKKVLYLADRNILVDQSIQQDFAPLQKVIHKVNFSKDDRTTIGSYQVYFSLYQQLAGETESEDEIESSEDCIKKFESLFSKDFFDLIIVDECHRGSAKADSNWRAILEYFSSATQIGMTATPKETKYVSNIDYFGEPVYSYSLKQGVDDGFLAPFRVINARTNICEGWRPTKGQKDKFGNEIEDRIYTNNDFDRNIILEDRRHQVAEEITKYLKQTDRMAKTIVFCATEEHAEAMRIELNNLNADMVAKNPDYVVRITGSDAYGKSKLDYFISVSSDYPVIATTSKLLSTGADCKMVKLIVLDEMISSMTEFKQIIGRGTRIREKEGKMYFTIMDFRNVTRLFADPEWDGPIEQHPDFGGDDGVTPVGKNGGNGGEAEDTADNPSVPGNPKPVVDRNGCKVEILGKTVSIYDASGKLLRQENIIDYTKSNIMDEYSTLDNFINKWSEAEKKVAISDLLKEHGIDLEMLKSDQNMNDVDDFDFICHVAFDKKPLTRRERAENVQKKDFLSKYSGVARQVLDALIEKYKDEGIYQIEETSILNANPFRQFGSPANIAKAFGGKDMYFNAIKELEEELYNFAA, from the coding sequence ATGGTTTTATCAAAAAAGCAGATGACTGAAGAAGATATTAAATTGCAGTTTATTACACCTGCAATTCTGGCAAAGTGGAATGTTCAGAATATTACCATGGAAACTCCTGTAAAGCAGAATGTAAAGTTTACAGACGGAAAAATTAACATAAAAGGCAACATCGTAAGCCGTGAAAAACCAAAAAAAGCAGATTATGTACTTTACCTTAATTCCGGAACTCCCATCGCTATAGTAGAAGCAAAAGATAACAGCCATTCAATCAGTCATGGGCTTCAGCAGGCAAAAACTTATGCCGAAATGCTTGATGTTCCTTTTGCCTTTAGTTCAAACGGAGACGGATTTGCCGAACACGATTATATAACAGGACTTGAAAAACAATTCACAATGGATCAATTTCCAAGTCCTCAGGAACTTATCGAACGATATAAAAATGGAAAAGCAATCACTCCTGCTGAACAAAAAGTAATTGATGAACCATTCTATACAGGTCAGAATACTTATCCACCGCGTTATTATCAGCGGAATGCGGTAAACAGAACTTTGAGTGCAATTGCAAAAGGACAGAACAGACTGCTTCTTTGTATGGCAACAGGAACAGGAAAAACATATACTGCTTTTCAGATTGTTTGGAGACTTTTACAAACAGGTTTAAAAAAGAAAGTTCTTTATCTTGCAGACAGAAATATTCTTGTTGACCAGTCAATTCAGCAGGATTTTGCGCCACTTCAAAAAGTAATTCACAAGGTAAACTTTTCAAAAGATGACAGAACAACAATTGGTTCTTATCAGGTTTATTTTAGTCTTTATCAGCAGTTGGCAGGCGAAACAGAAAGTGAAGATGAAATTGAATCATCAGAAGACTGTATAAAAAAATTTGAAAGTCTTTTCTCAAAAGATTTCTTTGATTTGATTATTGTTGATGAGTGCCACCGGGGAAGTGCAAAAGCAGATTCAAATTGGCGTGCAATTCTTGAATATTTTAGTTCTGCAACTCAGATTGGTATGACAGCTACTCCAAAAGAAACAAAATATGTTTCAAATATTGACTACTTTGGAGAGCCTGTTTATTCATACAGTTTAAAACAAGGGGTTGATGACGGATTTCTTGCTCCTTTTCGTGTAATAAATGCCAGAACAAATATTTGTGAAGGATGGCGACCGACAAAAGGTCAGAAAGATAAATTCGGAAATGAAATTGAGGATCGCATTTATACAAATAACGATTTTGACCGTAATATAATTCTTGAAGACAGACGGCATCAGGTTGCAGAAGAAATTACAAAATACTTAAAGCAGACAGACCGTATGGCAAAGACAATTGTCTTTTGTGCAACAGAAGAACATGCCGAAGCAATGCGCATTGAACTTAATAATCTGAATGCAGATATGGTTGCAAAAAATCCTGATTATGTTGTCCGCATTACAGGAAGTGATGCCTACGGAAAGAGCAAACTTGATTACTTTATTTCTGTAAGTTCTGATTATCCGGTAATTGCAACAACTTCAAAACTTCTTTCTACGGGCGCCGACTGTAAAATGGTTAAGCTCATTGTTCTTGATGAAATGATTAGTTCCATGACAGAATTCAAGCAGATTATTGGTCGTGGAACCCGTATTCGTGAAAAAGAAGGAAAAATGTACTTTACTATTATGGACTTCCGTAATGTAACAAGACTTTTTGCTGATCCTGAATGGGATGGCCCTATTGAACAGCATCCTGATTTTGGCGGCGATGACGGTGTAACTCCTGTTGGTAAAAATGGTGGAAACGGTGGAGAAGCCGAAGACACAGCTGATAACCCTTCTGTTCCCGGCAATCCAAAACCTGTTGTTGATAGAAACGGTTGTAAAGTTGAAATTCTTGGAAAGACTGTATCAATTTATGATGCAAGCGGAAAACTTCTTCGTCAGGAAAATATAATCGATTACACAAAGTCAAATATCATGGATGAGTATTCAACTCTTGATAACTTTATCAACAAATGGTCAGAAGCAGAAAAGAAAGTTGCAATTTCAGATCTTCTTAAAGAACACGGTATTGACCTTGAAATGCTCAAATCAGACCAGAATATGAATGATGTAGATGATTTTGATTTTATCTGTCATGTTGCGTTTGACAAGAAACCTTTGACAAGACGAGAACGTGCAGAAAATGTTCAGAAAAAAGACTTCTTGAGCAAGTATTCAGGGGTTGCAAGACAAGTTTTGGATGCACTTATTGAAAAATATAAAGATGAAGGCATATATCAAATAGAAGAAACTTCTATATTAAATGCAAATCCATTCCGCCAGTTTGGAAGTCCTGCAAATATTGCAAAGGCTTTCGGCGGAAAAGATATGTATTTTAATGCAATAAAAGAACTTGAAGAAGAACTTTATAATTTTGCAGCTTAA
- a CDS encoding class I SAM-dependent DNA methyltransferase has translation MANISNFVKRIRDIMRNDAGINGDAQRIEQMSWMLFLKVYDTKEADWEFAEEDYKSIIPDNCKWSSWAHEEKAGDGMTGDTLLDFVNNTLFPTLKKLEVTPETPVKKAIVKTVFEDANNYMKDGVLLRQVLCVIDELDLGDYEESHAFGDIYESILKELQSAGSSGEFYTPRAVTEFMAERIAPKLGETVADFACGTGGFLTSWLKQLEDKTNSAEDVLKYSSSIYGIEKKPFPYTLCITNMLLHGIDVPRIYHDNSLQYDVLNYTDDDRFDVILMNLPYGGNEKSDIKSHFPSDLASSETADLFMSVIMYRLKKNGRAAVIIPDGFLFGTDNAKVAIKKKLLTEFNLHTVIRMPSSVFAPYTSITTNILFFNRPKEQGTADNPATKETWFYRLDMPEGYKHFSKTKPMKIEHFEEARIWWENRHEIEEDGFPKAKKYTNKELTDLGYNIDLCGYPHEEEEILAPKDLIARYEEKRASLNAEIDSVLADITRILGE, from the coding sequence ATGGCAAATATTTCAAACTTTGTAAAACGTATTCGTGACATTATGCGTAACGATGCAGGTATTAACGGTGACGCACAGCGCATTGAACAGATGTCATGGATGCTTTTTTTGAAAGTTTACGATACAAAAGAAGCCGATTGGGAATTTGCAGAAGAAGATTATAAATCAATTATTCCGGATAATTGCAAATGGTCATCCTGGGCGCATGAAGAAAAAGCCGGAGACGGAATGACAGGAGATACACTTCTTGATTTTGTTAACAATACACTTTTCCCGACACTCAAAAAACTTGAAGTTACTCCTGAAACTCCTGTAAAAAAAGCAATCGTAAAAACGGTTTTTGAAGATGCCAACAACTACATGAAAGACGGTGTTCTTTTGCGACAGGTTCTTTGTGTAATTGATGAACTCGATTTGGGCGATTACGAAGAAAGCCATGCCTTTGGCGATATTTACGAAAGCATTCTTAAAGAACTTCAGAGTGCAGGCAGCTCCGGAGAATTCTATACTCCGCGTGCAGTAACAGAATTTATGGCAGAACGCATTGCTCCGAAGCTTGGCGAAACAGTTGCCGACTTTGCCTGTGGTACAGGTGGATTTTTGACAAGCTGGCTCAAACAGCTGGAAGACAAAACAAACAGTGCAGAAGATGTTCTCAAATATTCAAGTTCAATATACGGAATCGAAAAAAAGCCTTTCCCGTACACACTTTGTATTACAAATATGCTTCTTCACGGAATTGATGTACCTCGCATCTATCATGATAATAGTTTGCAGTACGATGTTCTGAACTACACCGATGATGACCGTTTTGATGTAATTCTTATGAATCTACCTTATGGCGGAAACGAAAAATCAGATATTAAAAGCCACTTTCCGTCAGACCTTGCTTCTAGTGAAACTGCCGATCTTTTTATGTCAGTTATTATGTACCGCTTAAAGAAGAATGGACGGGCTGCAGTTATTATTCCCGATGGATTTTTATTCGGCACAGACAACGCAAAAGTTGCAATCAAGAAAAAGCTTTTGACAGAATTCAATCTTCATACAGTGATTCGTATGCCGTCTTCTGTTTTTGCTCCATATACAAGCATTACAACAAACATTCTTTTCTTTAACCGCCCAAAAGAACAGGGAACCGCCGATAATCCTGCAACAAAAGAAACCTGGTTCTACCGTCTTGATATGCCTGAAGGATACAAACATTTTTCAAAGACAAAACCAATGAAGATAGAACATTTTGAAGAAGCAAGAATCTGGTGGGAAAATCGTCACGAAATCGAAGAAGACGGATTCCCGAAGGCAAAAAAATATACAAACAAAGAACTTACAGACCTTGGCTACAACATTGACCTTTGCGGCTATCCTCACGAAGAAGAAGAAATTCTTGCACCAAAAGATTTGATTGCCCGCTACGAAGAAAAACGAGCCAGCCTCAATGCAGAAATTGACAGCGTTCTTGCAGATATTACACGCATTCTTGGGGAATAA
- a CDS encoding PDDEXK nuclease domain-containing protein produces MGDYELIQYTKTDNILTDAKNIIDSAKSYAIKSVNWTLVQRNWLLGERIALEELKGENRAEYGKKVIKNLSKQLTEIYGKGFEQSLLYKFLSFYKTFPDILDTVYPKSDIYKFLDWSHFRILLQEENKDARDWYAQESVNESWSVRTLQRNISSQYYYRMLKSPKKDLVRAEMKQLTADYQTQKEEFVKDPVILEFLGFRENETLLESTLENSLISNLQKFLMELGKGYAFVGRQMHIHTEKKDYYIDLVFYNFILKCFVLIDLKTETITHQDVGQMDMYVRMFDELKRSEGDNPTLGILLCADTDADIAKYSVLKGNEQLFATKYRFCLPTEEQLRKEIESQKNQYYLTHPEKDEAKK; encoded by the coding sequence ATGGGCGACTATGAACTTATTCAATATACAAAAACAGATAACATTCTCACAGATGCAAAAAACATAATTGATTCTGCAAAATCTTATGCTATTAAATCTGTAAACTGGACTTTAGTTCAGAGAAACTGGCTTTTAGGTGAACGCATTGCTTTGGAAGAATTAAAAGGCGAAAACCGTGCTGAATACGGAAAAAAAGTGATTAAAAATCTTTCAAAGCAACTTACAGAAATTTATGGAAAAGGATTTGAACAAAGTCTTTTGTATAAATTTTTGAGTTTTTATAAAACTTTTCCTGACATTTTGGACACAGTGTATCCAAAATCTGATATTTACAAATTTCTTGACTGGTCTCATTTTCGCATTCTTCTTCAGGAAGAAAATAAAGATGCCCGCGACTGGTATGCACAGGAATCTGTAAATGAAAGCTGGAGTGTCCGTACTTTGCAACGGAACATTTCTTCTCAATACTATTACAGAATGCTCAAATCTCCAAAAAAAGATTTGGTTCGTGCAGAAATGAAACAACTTACGGCAGATTATCAGACACAAAAAGAAGAATTTGTAAAAGACCCTGTAATTCTGGAATTTTTGGGATTCAGAGAAAATGAAACTCTTTTGGAATCAACATTGGAAAACAGCCTTATAAGCAATCTGCAAAAGTTTTTGATGGAACTTGGAAAAGGCTATGCTTTTGTTGGCCGACAGATGCACATTCATACAGAAAAAAAAGACTATTACATAGATCTTGTTTTTTACAATTTTATTCTCAAATGCTTTGTGCTTATTGATTTGAAAACTGAAACTATTACACATCAGGATGTTGGGCAAATGGATATGTATGTGCGGATGTTTGATGAACTTAAGCGTAGTGAAGGCGACAATCCTACATTAGGAATTCTTTTGTGTGCTGACACAGATGCAGACATTGCAAAATATTCAGTTTTAAAAGGGAACGAACAGCTTTTTGCCACAAAATACAGATTTTGTCTGCCAACAGAAGAACAGCTCCGCAAAGAAATTGAAAGTCAGAAAAATCAGTATTATCTTACACATCCTGAAAAAGACGAGGCAAAAAAATGA
- a CDS encoding restriction endonuclease subunit S encodes MTAQDLKNSILQLAVEGKLLKGGSLPLATAGKPSSATPSAGTPRNAPSDQKTGAELLQQIKAEKEKLIAEGKIKKDTTKAGASGRALAEITEDEIPFDIPESWCWCRLGEIGDWGAGATPQRGNPDYYQNGTIPWIKTGELNNGIVSEACEFITEKALNECSLRYNRVGDVLIAMYGATIGKLAIAGIELTTNQACCACTCHNGVYNKYLFYFLMSQKSVFEKKAEGGAQPNISREKIVKTLIPLPPLAEQKAIVAKIEELLPYIQKYDVAHTKLQEFNKKFPVDMQKSILQQAIMGKLVPQLKEDGNAKDLLEKIKAQKARLIAEGKIKKDKPLAEITEDEKPFDIPESWCWVKFGDLCERITGKTPERANDIYWNKGKYNWVSISDMTDYGFVKETKESISEEASVEYWNKRISQKNSLLMSFKLTVGRTSILDIDAYHNEAIITIKPFVDEEYAIRNYFFYSLPLLTKMGDFKDAIKGRTLNKDSIANLLIPLPPLAEQKRIVEKIEELLPLCKKLVK; translated from the coding sequence ATGACAGCACAGGATTTAAAAAACAGTATTCTCCAGCTTGCTGTTGAGGGAAAACTATTAAAGGGGGGAAGTCTCCCCCTCGCTACAGCCGGCAAGCCGTCTTCCGCTACCCCCTCTGCGGGGACACCCCGCAACGCCCCGTCAGACCAAAAAACCGGCGCAGAACTTTTGCAACAGATTAAAGCCGAAAAAGAAAAGTTGATTGCAGAAGGAAAAATCAAAAAGGACACGACCAAAGCAGGTGCGTCTGGTCGTGCACTTGCAGAAATCACAGAAGATGAAATTCCGTTTGATATTCCAGAAAGTTGGTGCTGGTGCAGGTTGGGAGAAATTGGTGATTGGGGAGCAGGAGCAACGCCACAAAGAGGAAATCCTGATTATTATCAAAATGGAACAATTCCATGGATTAAAACTGGGGAATTGAATAATGGTATTGTTTCCGAAGCTTGTGAGTTTATTACTGAGAAAGCATTGAACGAATGTTCTCTTCGATATAATAGAGTTGGGGATGTTTTGATTGCGATGTATGGTGCAACAATTGGGAAATTGGCAATTGCAGGAATTGAACTTACAACTAATCAAGCTTGTTGTGCATGCACTTGTCATAATGGTGTTTATAATAAATACCTTTTCTATTTTTTGATGTCTCAAAAAAGTGTATTTGAAAAAAAAGCCGAAGGTGGAGCTCAACCAAATATTTCTCGTGAAAAAATCGTTAAAACATTAATTCCTCTCCCACCACTTGCCGAACAAAAAGCCATTGTAGCAAAAATCGAAGAACTTTTGCCTTATATTCAAAAATATGATGTTGCCCACACAAAACTTCAAGAGTTCAACAAAAAGTTCCCTGTAGATATGCAAAAATCCATTTTGCAGCAAGCCATAATGGGAAAACTTGTTCCTCAACTCAAAGAAGACGGTAACGCAAAAGATTTGCTCGAAAAAATAAAAGCCCAAAAAGCCAGGTTGATTGCAGAAGGAAAAATCAAAAAGGACAAGCCTCTTGCAGAAATTACAGAAGATGAAAAGCCTTTTGATATTCCAGAAAGTTGGTGCTGGGTAAAATTCGGTGATTTGTGTGAAAGAATTACAGGAAAAACTCCTGAACGTGCAAATGATATTTATTGGAATAAAGGAAAATACAATTGGGTTTCAATTTCTGATATGACAGATTATGGTTTTGTTAAGGAAACAAAAGAGTCAATTTCAGAAGAAGCATCGGTTGAATATTGGAATAAAAGAATCAGCCAAAAGAATTCTCTTCTTATGAGTTTTAAATTAACTGTGGGTAGAACTTCAATTCTTGATATAGACGCATATCATAATGAAGCTATTATTACAATAAAGCCTTTTGTTGATGAAGAATATGCAATAAGAAATTACTTTTTCTATTCACTTCCTTTACTAACAAAAATGGGAGACTTTAAGGACGCAATAAAAGGAAGGACTTTAAATAAGGATAGCATTGCTAATCTTTTAATTCCTCTTCCGCCACTTGCAGAACAAAAACGCATCGTAGAAAAAATAGAAGAACTTCTTCCATTATGTAAAAAGCTGGTGAAATAA
- a CDS encoding Y-family DNA polymerase, translated as MPTPTTRTYIAIDLKSFYASVECIEQGLDPLKTNLVVADVSRTEKTICLAVSPSLKSYGIPGRPRLFEVVQKVKEINLHRKNKAPLDSFYGKSENIDELNENPNLELSYIAAPPQMSHYIKKSTDIYRIYLKYISPEDIHVYSIDEVFMDVTGYLNTYKLTARELAVKMIHDVLSETGITATAGIGTNMYLAKIAMDIEAKHVPADKDGVRIAELDEMTFRKKLWNHKPLTDFWRIGRGTEARLSRIGLYTMGDIARQSVKNEEILYKTFGINAELLIDHAWGWEPCTIAHVKAYKSKNSSLGSGQVLTCAYTNEKARIVVMEMADQLCLDLTAKGLVTNQIVVTVGYDIENLVDEKISSKYSGEVVKNYYGKEIPKPVAGRINLDGWYASANVIVNATLKLFDSITDTNLLIRRLNITAGRVLTEEDAQKEIKANPKNPELDLFGDQEENKKIEEQKKVREKKSLALQKMALNIKEKYGKNAILKGVDYIEGATARERNNQIGGHKA; from the coding sequence ATGCCAACACCAACCACACGAACCTACATTGCAATAGATCTCAAAAGTTTTTACGCTTCAGTTGAATGTATTGAACAAGGACTGGATCCGCTCAAGACAAATCTTGTTGTGGCAGATGTTTCGCGGACAGAAAAAACAATTTGTCTTGCAGTTTCGCCGTCACTTAAGTCTTACGGAATTCCGGGACGACCAAGGCTTTTTGAAGTTGTTCAAAAAGTTAAAGAAATAAATTTGCATCGAAAAAACAAAGCGCCTTTGGATTCATTTTACGGAAAGTCAGAAAATATTGATGAGCTGAATGAAAATCCCAATCTGGAACTTTCTTATATTGCAGCGCCTCCGCAGATGTCGCACTACATAAAAAAGAGTACGGACATTTACAGAATTTATTTAAAATATATTTCACCAGAAGACATTCACGTTTATTCGATTGATGAAGTTTTTATGGATGTAACCGGATATCTGAATACGTACAAACTTACGGCGCGTGAACTTGCTGTAAAAATGATTCACGATGTTTTGTCCGAGACAGGAATTACAGCAACGGCCGGAATCGGAACAAATATGTATCTTGCAAAAATTGCGATGGACATAGAAGCAAAACATGTTCCAGCAGACAAAGACGGAGTGCGCATTGCAGAACTTGACGAAATGACATTCCGCAAAAAACTTTGGAATCACAAACCGCTTACAGATTTCTGGCGGATTGGACGGGGAACAGAAGCAAGACTCAGCCGGATTGGACTTTATACGATGGGCGATATTGCGCGTCAGTCCGTTAAAAATGAAGAAATACTGTACAAAACTTTTGGCATTAATGCCGAACTTCTAATTGACCACGCTTGGGGTTGGGAGCCGTGTACGATTGCGCATGTAAAGGCATATAAAAGTAAAAACTCAAGTCTTGGTTCGGGACAGGTTTTGACGTGTGCATATACAAATGAAAAAGCGCGCATTGTTGTTATGGAAATGGCCGACCAGCTTTGTCTTGATTTAACTGCAAAAGGACTTGTTACAAATCAGATTGTGGTGACAGTCGGTTATGATATTGAAAACCTCGTGGATGAAAAAATAAGTTCAAAATATTCCGGCGAAGTTGTAAAAAATTATTACGGTAAAGAAATTCCAAAACCTGTTGCAGGAAGAATTAATCTTGACGGTTGGTATGCAAGCGCAAATGTAATTGTCAATGCAACTTTGAAGTTGTTTGACAGTATTACAGATACTAATTTATTAATTCGAAGGCTGAATATTACAGCAGGCCGTGTTTTAACAGAAGAAGACGCGCAAAAAGAAATCAAAGCGAATCCAAAAAATCCTGAACTTGATTTATTCGGCGATCAGGAAGAAAATAAAAAGATTGAAGAGCAAAAAAAAGTACGCGAGAAAAAAAGTCTTGCCCTTCAGAAAATGGCATTGAACATAAAAGAAAAATACGGAAAAAATGCAATTCTTAAAGGCGTTGATTATATTGAAGGAGCTACAGCGCGTGAACGAAACAATCAGATTGGAGGACACAAAGCATGA
- a CDS encoding LysR family transcriptional regulator: MTLQQLKYVIGVSEIGSLNKAAEILYVSQPSLTTAIKDIENEFNVKLFNRSSKGISLTNEGKEFVQHARQIYAQYESLLDDFDPSKKRKEKFAVSCQHFSFCVKSFINLVNKYKKNNSSAEYEFAISETRTLTVIEDVANMRSEIGILNLSNFNRSHILKVLKSNELEFNSLVFCKTYVYLWKKHPLAKKEFITFDELKEYPVLMFDQNAMSSLYFTEEIFADREFPKVIKTTDRATNLNLMVGVNAYCLCSGIISNELNGNDFVAVPFMDSENSDKAMEIGYITKKNVVLSKAANDYLEELKKYLAR, from the coding sequence ATGACACTTCAGCAATTAAAATATGTAATCGGTGTTTCTGAAATTGGTTCACTTAATAAAGCTGCAGAGATTTTGTATGTTTCGCAGCCTTCACTTACGACTGCGATTAAAGATATCGAAAATGAATTCAATGTAAAACTCTTTAACCGTTCAAGCAAGGGAATAAGTCTTACAAACGAAGGAAAAGAATTTGTTCAGCACGCAAGGCAGATTTACGCGCAGTATGAAAGTTTGCTCGACGATTTTGATCCTTCAAAAAAACGCAAGGAGAAGTTTGCGGTAAGCTGCCAGCATTTTTCTTTCTGTGTAAAATCTTTTATTAATCTTGTAAACAAATACAAAAAGAATAATTCTTCTGCTGAATACGAATTTGCAATCAGCGAAACGCGGACTCTTACTGTAATTGAAGATGTTGCAAATATGCGTAGTGAAATAGGCATTTTGAATTTGAGTAATTTTAACCGCTCGCATATTCTGAAAGTTTTAAAATCAAATGAACTTGAATTCAATTCGCTTGTATTCTGCAAAACTTATGTTTACCTTTGGAAAAAGCATCCTCTTGCAAAAAAAGAATTTATTACTTTTGATGAATTAAAAGAGTATCCAGTTTTGATGTTTGACCAAAATGCAATGAGTTCACTCTATTTTACAGAAGAAATTTTTGCTGACCGCGAGTTTCCCAAAGTTATAAAGACAACTGACAGGGCTACAAATTTGAATCTGATGGTCGGAGTAAACGCATACTGTCTTTGTTCAGGAATTATAAGCAATGAGTTGAACGGAAATGATTTTGTTGCTGTTCCGTTTATGGACAGCGAAAATTCCGACAAAGCAATGGAAATTGGCTACATAACAAAAAAGAATGTTGTTCTGTCAAAAGCCGCAAACGATTATCTTGAAGAACTTAAAAAATATTTGGCGAGATGA
- a CDS encoding IS1096 element passenger TnpR family protein — protein MTLSNLWLIKTRSKLCYTDLPNRAAEDFLKIKKPVCKVKIQNAMNQKTRCIFYYDFGDNWKFNVKITNILNSTSPVKILDGENLGILEDCGGVCGLEHIVKLLKNAYETWNL, from the coding sequence ATTACACTCTCGAATTTATGGTTAATTAAAACAAGGAGCAAATTATGCTATACAGATTTACCAAATCGGGCTGCAGAAGATTTTCTGAAAATTAAAAAGCCTGTTTGTAAAGTTAAAATCCAGAATGCAATGAATCAAAAAACACGTTGTATTTTTTATTATGATTTTGGTGATAACTGGAAATTCAATGTAAAAATTACAAATATTCTGAATTCAACTTCACCTGTAAAAATTCTTGACGGTGAAAATCTCGGGATTTTGGAAGATTGTGGTGGTGTTTGTGGACTTGAGCACATTGTGAAATTGTTGAAAAATGCTTATGAAACGTGGAATCTTTAG